The following coding sequences lie in one Canis lupus familiaris isolate Mischka breed German Shepherd chromosome 34, alternate assembly UU_Cfam_GSD_1.0, whole genome shotgun sequence genomic window:
- the LOC119867493 gene encoding uncharacterized protein LOC119867493 isoform X1, translating into MEDHKGPRGVVSQKVWLSGALRLQPRVARGKKTSALFLRGREAWARDGSGDRQAALTMAPARLRGLHRERGSSQPKGRSQLARFYPTAKRPPPAADANRPASGASGNTAAGRPTGRKTVVNGARGGPEGKGRWSSGQVQKAPGDWLAAGGPPPSSGSELGLLRFALGYQAEGIWKLLSGKLLMTASIP; encoded by the exons ATGGAAGACCATAAAGGCCCTAGAGGGGTTGTGTCCCAGAAGGTGTGGCTGTCCGGGGCCCTACGTCTCCAGCCTAGAGTCGCAAGGGGGAAGAAAACCTCGGCTCTTTTCCTCCGAGGTCGCGAGGCCTGGGCCCGAGACGGCTCGGGAGACCGGCAGGCCGCACTCACCATGGCTCCGGCTCGGCTCCGCGGCCTCCACCGAGAGCGCGGCTCATCCCAGCCCAAAGGCCGCAGCCAGCTCGCACGCTTCTACCCGACGGCCAAGCGGCCCCCGCCGGCGGCGGACGCAAACCGCCCCGCCAGCGGCGCGTCAGGAAACACGGCAGCCGGGCGGCCAACGGGCCGGAAAACTGTCGTAAACGGGGCCCGCGGAGGGCCAGAGGGGAAAGGTCGCTGGAGCAGTGGGCAGGTGCAGAAGGCACCTGGAGATTGGCTGGCGGCGGGCGGGCCGCCTCCTTCCTCGGGCTCGGAGCTGGGGCTTCTCCGTTTTGCCCTTGGCTACCAGGCGGAAGGTATTTGGAAACTCCTGTCGGGGAAG CTTCTGATGACTGCTAGCATTCCTTGA